TCTGCATGCAAGGGGTGATGGTGCATCTGAACGGATAGCTCGGTGCATGATTTATGAACAATGAAGCTACTGCTGCGGGGACATTGGTTGCAAGAGTAGTAAGGGCCGACGACTGCCTCGTCGCATACATTGCAGAAAAGACTTGCACCATAAATGTTTTTCTCCACTTCTTCCTTGAACATCAATGGATGGTCGTGAATATGTGTAATTtccatttcttctctctctctctctctctctctctcagaaatATCAATATAAATTTATGACAATATGGAAATGTAATACTAAAAGATAAAGATAGAgatacacacatacacacacacatataaatAGATAGAATTTGTTGTATCTTTAGCtaacagatatatatatatatagtctagTGAacgaagaaaggaaaagatcCATTTCTTTTCAATACCTTATACACAAGCTTGTTTGGATTCTTTGCTGTATCTTTAGTTCGACACATACCTTATAAGGCCAGGCTAGAATGAGGGGTTTTTGTAAGGGGTTATAATGAGTGGGTCCTTAATAGCTGTTCGATCCAGTGTAAAGTTATTATTGGACTGTTGGATTGAAACCCCTTATTGTAATCACTCAACATAGCCCCTCATTATAGAAGCTCCCTACCTTATATACACCAGCTTCTTTAAATGACCCAAGATGAAAACACTGTAACATTGGCCCAAATATAAGAGAAGCCCGCCATGTGTGCCCCCGTTGAAAAAGTCTGGGAATAGAATTATTAACTTGGTTCAAGCCCAATAATAACCAAATAGGATCCTTTTAATAAAGCCCAGTGTACGTATTCAACTCGGTAATTagacaattatttttatttcatacgACGAATTCTGTAAAGAAACCTTCCATCTTCCATTAGGCTGAGTGTAGGGGTGCAAGTTGGATTGgaaatttcataaatgaatTCCTCCCAATCTTTCTAAGATTTTGCGGATTCCAATCtgaaaatttccaattttgacAAGTCTAAATCAATTCTGATATCCGAAAGTtctaaaatactaaaatttcaaatgaaattatattggaATTAGAATGTATCTCAAGATTCCAAAAATTCCGAGTTCCGAATTATATGTGAATTTTAAGGTTTATGGTCAATTTGCTGACCCGATCATTTAGTTCATCAATTTCCGTTCTTAAGCAATTAAGCAAATGTTCTAGATTCACTTACAAATCTTAAAGGGTAAATCATGCCATAAATTGAATAATagttagagaaaaaaaatcttacaGGTGAGTGAACATGAATAATTTCTGaagaaggattttaattttttatattaaatagtTTTTATCAATGTGGATGGTGGTGTTGATGTACCAAATATGCAGAAgcatacaaataaataaataaagtgcTCCAATTAGAATTAAAGTGAAGCAAATTACTGCCTACGCAAACAAGCATTGGACTGTATGTGCCGGCCAAATACTGCTTAAACAGTCCAATCGGTGAAGAAGAATCCTGCTCCTATATTAAACTTTAGCCTTGGCACTTGTCAAGGCAAATGTAATATGCCAATGTTCTTCAAGATCAGGAGGTCCAATTGCGGATATTTCAAGAACTTGTTGAGGCCTCAAAAACTTAAATTCATACCAGAAACAGAAAGGGACATTTTAATTTCAAGCTTCAAGGAGCAAAACTAACAATGGAAAGAATGGAAAACCAGGGGCTAAAGTTTCACCACTTTAGCCATGAACATCCGTTGGAGCATACCAATTCACCTCCCAAACAGAACAAGACTTGTGCAGGTTGCAATCTCATGATACTGCCTGGTAAGGACTACTACAGCTGCCCAACATGCTCATTTTTCCTGCACCAAGTGTGCTACAACATGCCCCCAAAAACGCGTCACCCGGCTCATCCAAGCCACTACCTGAACCTCCATCCTTCTCCACCTTCAAGCACCAAAGGGCCCTTGAATTGTCAGGCTTGCGGAAATCATGTCACCGGATTTTACTATGATTGCGCCGATTGCGGCCTTTACTTCCATGGCTTGTGCTCAGGCCTGCCCATTTGCATTGCTATTCCATCCCACCCTCATGCATTGAAATTGTCATTTTCACCCCCATTCGATTTATGTTGTGATCTCTGCAATGAGCCAGGTTCTGATGGGTGGCTGTATAGATGTCTCATTTGTGAGTTTGATACTCATATTTCTTGTGCCATTTCTAACCAGACAGGTCTTCAACCTCCCCAAAATGGAACTCCACTGCTGTCCACCAGCACGTTTTCAAGGCAGACTAAGCATTCTTCAGCATCTTCTTTTGGGATCAGTGTTGCAGAAAATTACAATATTGAAGGCAATGAACTGTTGCAGTTGGTAAGGCAGAAAGTTTCTAGGGGCAACTTTAAAAGTATTGGCTGGGATGAGAGATTATATTCtcccaaagaaaatttcaatgttAGAGTTAGCAAACTTGGACATGGTGGACCAGATCAAACAGATGCAGGCATGGCCATCACTTCTTCGAATCCAAAAGATCCAGCAACTCCTATTTCTGAAGACATGACTTTGACTCCAAGTTATCAATTCAGCGAAGCGTGTTTTTCAATAGATTTGGCTAAGTCTTATTCATCTTATGGTCAGAATATTCAAGCAAAGAAGGAAAGTGATCAACAAGGCCCAAAGGGTACTTCTGATGTTCGAGGAACATTTAGCTACAGCGATAGTACTACTGTCCCGAACAAGATTTCGAGCAATTCAAAACCAGCAAAACAACCCAGTTTTGTTAGTGGACCTGGTACTAATTATTCCAATAAAATTGGACCAGAAAGTAGGCTGAATGAAGCATTCTTGATTGAAGGTGACACTCTTAAAAGAAAGGAATTTGGCCCAAAGG
Above is a genomic segment from Prunus dulcis chromosome 7, ALMONDv2, whole genome shotgun sequence containing:
- the LOC117633542 gene encoding uncharacterized protein LOC117633542, which gives rise to MERMENQGLKFHHFSHEHPLEHTNSPPKQNKTCAGCNLMILPGKDYYSCPTCSFFLHQVCYNMPPKTRHPAHPSHYLNLHPSPPSSTKGPLNCQACGNHVTGFYYDCADCGLYFHGLCSGLPICIAIPSHPHALKLSFSPPFDLCCDLCNEPGSDGWLYRCLICEFDTHISCAISNQTGLQPPQNGTPLLSTSTFSRQTKHSSASSFGISVAENYNIEGNELLQLVRQKVSRGNFKSIGWDERLYSPKENFNVRVSKLGHGGPDQTDAGMAITSSNPKDPATPISEDMTLTPSYQFSEACFSIDLAKSYSSYGQNIQAKKESDQQGPKGTSDVRGTFSYSDSTTVPNKISSNSKPAKQPSFVSGPGTNYSNKIGPESRLNEAFLIEGDTLKRKEFGPKEKRKAGETMVRSAVGNQSAKSETEISSPSCWQSLFGCCNPVYERSTNLSF